One Fontisphaera persica DNA window includes the following coding sequences:
- a CDS encoding ATP-binding protein gives MITSPQEVMSVLRHYNPWWFRQRIPDLPEWRRAAFRELDFWLRTPPVHRAILLSGARQVGKTTLLLQAVEALIASGVPPQNILYATYDHPLLRLGGLDDIVKLWREYEPPAEGMEYLLLDEIQFARDWQTWLKHQVDFEKRRRIVVTGSAAPLVMDGQESGVGRWHTIKLATLSFFEYLQIKKLPVPELPEIASLLKLFEWTPAQFARVSELARPLTAHFHEYLLRGGFPQCALVSSVDLAQKLLREDIVDKVLKRDMTALFGVRRVLELEQTFLYLCLHDGGLLDVASLCQNLEVKKPTVQNFLGLLESAHLIHRLPPHGYGKEILRARHKIYLADAAIAPSVLLKGKAMLQDAAAVSRAVETAFFKHVFTRYYEFSVGFSYWRGRKNEEVDIVAEVQGRQVPFEVKYSHQHTGAGDLKGLVAFCTQKNIPRGYVVTRDLDDFSVLPLDDTPAKTRILKIPAPLACYWLGQSELLPAHSKVEE, from the coding sequence ATGATTACCTCTCCGCAGGAAGTCATGTCCGTTTTGCGCCACTATAACCCTTGGTGGTTCAGACAGCGCATCCCTGACCTGCCCGAGTGGCGCAGGGCTGCCTTTCGGGAATTGGATTTCTGGCTACGTACGCCTCCCGTCCATCGAGCCATTCTCTTAAGTGGTGCCCGGCAGGTGGGTAAAACCACCCTGTTGCTGCAAGCGGTTGAGGCACTGATAGCCAGTGGCGTGCCGCCACAAAATATTCTTTATGCCACCTATGATCATCCCCTGCTGAGACTTGGCGGGCTGGATGACATCGTCAAACTTTGGCGCGAATATGAACCGCCGGCAGAAGGTATGGAGTATCTCCTCCTTGATGAAATTCAATTTGCCCGTGACTGGCAGACTTGGCTGAAGCACCAAGTGGATTTCGAAAAACGGCGGCGCATCGTCGTCACCGGCTCAGCCGCGCCGCTGGTGATGGATGGCCAGGAATCGGGCGTGGGCCGGTGGCATACCATCAAACTGGCCACACTATCCTTTTTTGAGTACCTGCAAATCAAAAAACTACCAGTGCCCGAATTGCCGGAAATCGCCTCGCTGCTGAAACTCTTTGAATGGACGCCTGCCCAATTCGCCCGGGTAAGCGAACTGGCCCGGCCCCTGACCGCCCATTTCCATGAGTACCTGCTGCGGGGTGGTTTTCCACAATGCGCCCTGGTGTCCAGTGTGGACCTGGCCCAGAAGCTTTTGCGGGAAGACATTGTGGATAAAGTGCTAAAACGAGACATGACGGCTCTCTTCGGCGTGCGGCGGGTGCTGGAACTGGAGCAAACCTTTCTCTATCTATGCCTGCACGATGGCGGACTGCTCGACGTGGCAAGCCTCTGTCAAAACCTCGAAGTCAAGAAACCCACCGTGCAAAATTTCCTTGGCCTGTTGGAATCAGCCCATTTAATTCACCGCCTGCCGCCCCACGGCTATGGCAAAGAGATTCTCCGAGCACGGCACAAGATTTATCTGGCCGACGCAGCCATTGCTCCCAGCGTGCTGCTCAAGGGAAAAGCCATGCTGCAGGATGCAGCCGCCGTCAGCCGGGCAGTCGAAACGGCGTTTTTCAAACACGTGTTCACCCGTTACTACGAGTTCAGCGTGGGCTTTTCCTACTGGCGCGGACGCAAAAACGAAGAGGTGGACATTGTGGCTGAGGTGCAGGGACGGCAAGTGCCCTTCGAGGTCAAATACAGCCATCAACATACGGGCGCAGGTGATCTCAAGGGGCTGGTGGCTTTCTGCACCCAGAAAAACATTCCGCGGGGCTATGTGGTCACGCGCGATTTGGATGACTTCAGTGTGTTGCCGCTGGACGACACCCCCGCCAAAACCCGCATTCTCAAAATCCCTGCCCCGTTGGCATGTTACTGGCTCGGTCAGTCCGAGTTGCTCCCGGCCCACAGCAAAGTGGAGGAGTAA
- a CDS encoding c-type cytochrome domain-containing protein, with protein sequence MVLVLLASLGVILFYQPAPEALPEVGRFLGRLHVLLLHFPIALLVVALLLGLSHWRPMTCCLPLTPPAVVLWLTGAGALSAWLAAVLGWLLAHSGGYEGQTVQRHFYAGVACAAAALMAWGLAQGWARQVECRLRYGATVAALGIANLLVIVAGHLGGTLTHGEHYLWEAAPGWVRQLAGHKPTPPKPQVRDLAGQPVYEAVIAPLLKQYCVECHQAEKAKGGLRLDAYAETLEVVRPGQPRDSELLKRVLLPLEDEDHMPPQGKPQPKAGEVAVLEWWIGAGAPEKATVGSLNPPPVVLQQLGME encoded by the coding sequence GTGGTGTTGGTTCTATTGGCCAGCCTGGGGGTTATTCTGTTTTATCAACCTGCGCCAGAGGCGCTTCCTGAGGTGGGGCGTTTTTTAGGGCGCCTCCATGTTTTGCTGCTGCATTTTCCGATTGCTTTGCTGGTGGTGGCGTTGTTGTTGGGTTTAAGCCATTGGCGGCCCATGACTTGTTGTCTGCCACTGACGCCTCCGGCCGTGGTGCTATGGCTTACCGGGGCCGGCGCGTTGAGCGCGTGGCTGGCCGCCGTGCTTGGCTGGCTGCTGGCGCACAGCGGGGGGTACGAGGGGCAGACGGTACAACGGCATTTTTACGCAGGGGTGGCCTGTGCGGCGGCGGCATTGATGGCATGGGGGCTGGCGCAGGGATGGGCGCGGCAGGTGGAGTGCCGATTGAGGTATGGGGCGACAGTGGCAGCCCTGGGGATCGCCAATTTGCTGGTGATTGTGGCGGGACACTTAGGGGGGACATTGACGCATGGCGAGCATTATTTGTGGGAGGCTGCGCCGGGGTGGGTGCGCCAACTGGCAGGGCACAAGCCAACCCCGCCCAAGCCGCAGGTGAGGGATTTGGCTGGGCAGCCGGTGTATGAGGCGGTGATTGCGCCGCTGCTCAAGCAATACTGTGTGGAGTGTCACCAGGCGGAGAAAGCCAAAGGGGGATTGCGACTGGATGCTTATGCCGAGACGCTGGAGGTGGTGCGCCCGGGCCAGCCGCGGGACAGCGAGCTGCTCAAGCGGGTGTTGTTGCCGCTGGAGGATGAGGACCACATGCCGCCACAAGGCAAACCGCAACCCAAGGCGGGCGAGGTGGCGGTGTTGGAATGGTGGATTGGGGCAGGCGCGCCGGAGAAAGCCACGGTGGGTTCGCTGAATCCTCCCCCTGTGGTGCTGCAGCAATTGGGCATGGAGTAA
- a CDS encoding CDP-alcohol phosphatidyltransferase family protein yields the protein MTTANKVTIFRILLVPAFVVQLLYYYESGNPRDRVLALVFFAVAAILDGVDGYIARRYNQKSHLGTVLDPLADKMLLLSGICLLSLIKADWQDRMPVWIPTWVTAVVLSKDAILLVGMAVVYYTCGRVKIVPRMTGKVATALQFLLVVLVLLQWHEFVWHLSLVTAILTGVSGVQYIRDGVKQLSQSPLSLPDHRL from the coding sequence ATGACAACGGCAAATAAAGTCACCATTTTTCGCATCCTGTTGGTGCCGGCTTTTGTGGTGCAGTTGCTGTACTACTATGAGAGCGGCAATCCGCGGGATAGGGTGCTGGCGCTGGTTTTCTTTGCGGTGGCGGCGATTTTGGACGGGGTGGATGGATACATTGCGCGGCGGTACAATCAGAAAAGCCATTTAGGGACGGTGTTGGATCCACTGGCGGACAAGATGTTGTTGTTGTCGGGGATTTGTTTGTTGAGCTTGATCAAGGCGGACTGGCAGGACCGCATGCCGGTGTGGATTCCCACGTGGGTGACGGCCGTGGTGTTGAGCAAAGATGCGATTTTATTGGTGGGGATGGCGGTGGTGTATTACACGTGCGGGCGGGTGAAAATTGTGCCGCGCATGACGGGCAAGGTGGCCACGGCATTGCAGTTTTTGCTGGTGGTGTTGGTATTGTTGCAATGGCATGAGTTTGTATGGCATCTCTCGCTGGTCACGGCCATTTTGACGGGGGTTTCCGGTGTGCAGTACATCCGTGACGGGGTGAAGCAATTGAGCCAAAGCCCGTTGAGCCTGCCGGATCACCGGCTGTGA
- a CDS encoding PQQ-binding-like beta-propeller repeat protein, with product MQSSSVTARASGRPFFLARKCLMRLFAFTAGLQSGLVAVGMLLGSAVWAQWPQFRGPTGLGYTTETNLPVKWGGPSNENVRWKSPLVGQGHASSIVENGCVIVCTAHWPPEVTAREMVMPEHHVLCYRAEDGQLLWDTQVPPGPWLRTDFRSGPGGGYAASTPATDGKLIYCVFGSSVMAALDYTGKIVWRQEIVPSTFDVTVGSSPVLYRDTVILLCAMAKSADSRVVALDKATGKVKWEQKFPDMGFGHSTPVLVEAGGQTQMLVLASGAQMHDRALRSLNPANGQTLWWCRGSGDAASPAFGAGVIYFDSGRGGMGVAVAPGGTGDVSQTHIRWTVAQVPEGIGSPIIVGKHVYRLHTPGVLKCWEVDTGRQVYAERLEGISTTWASPIADAHGRLYYANAGKSYVLQAGPELRVLAVNDLRDGNHASPAVAGGRLYLVGLKNVYCVGASP from the coding sequence GTGCAATCCAGTTCTGTAACGGCGAGGGCCTCCGGCAGGCCTTTTTTCCTGGCCCGCAAGTGTCTGATGCGTCTCTTTGCCTTCACCGCCGGACTCCAAAGTGGCTTGGTGGCCGTGGGGATGTTGCTGGGCAGTGCTGTGTGGGCCCAATGGCCGCAGTTCCGCGGCCCGACGGGCTTGGGATACACCACCGAGACCAACCTGCCGGTGAAATGGGGCGGGCCGTCCAATGAGAATGTGCGATGGAAAAGCCCGCTGGTGGGGCAGGGTCATGCCAGTTCCATCGTCGAGAACGGATGCGTGATTGTCTGCACGGCACATTGGCCGCCGGAGGTCACGGCGCGGGAGATGGTGATGCCGGAGCATCATGTGCTTTGTTACCGGGCGGAGGATGGGCAGTTGCTCTGGGATACCCAGGTGCCTCCCGGCCCCTGGTTGCGCACGGATTTTCGCAGCGGCCCGGGAGGCGGTTATGCGGCGTCCACGCCGGCCACGGATGGGAAACTGATTTATTGTGTGTTTGGCAGCTCGGTGATGGCGGCGCTGGATTACACCGGCAAAATCGTTTGGCGACAGGAGATTGTGCCCAGCACGTTTGACGTTACCGTCGGCAGCAGTCCAGTGCTGTACCGGGACACGGTGATTTTGTTGTGCGCCATGGCGAAAAGCGCGGATTCGCGGGTAGTGGCGCTGGACAAGGCCACAGGGAAAGTGAAATGGGAGCAGAAATTTCCCGACATGGGTTTTGGGCACAGCACGCCTGTGCTGGTGGAGGCGGGCGGCCAGACGCAGATGCTGGTATTGGCGTCTGGGGCGCAAATGCATGACCGGGCGCTGCGCAGTCTTAATCCGGCCAACGGCCAAACCTTGTGGTGGTGCCGGGGCAGCGGCGACGCCGCTTCGCCTGCTTTTGGGGCGGGCGTGATTTATTTTGACAGCGGTCGCGGTGGGATGGGCGTGGCGGTGGCGCCGGGGGGTACGGGCGATGTTTCCCAGACGCACATACGGTGGACTGTGGCGCAGGTGCCTGAAGGCATTGGTTCGCCCATCATTGTGGGGAAACATGTTTATCGGCTGCATACGCCGGGGGTGCTGAAGTGTTGGGAGGTGGACACCGGCCGGCAGGTGTATGCGGAGCGGCTGGAAGGTATTTCCACCACGTGGGCCAGTCCGATTGCCGATGCGCACGGCCGGCTGTACTACGCCAACGCGGGCAAGAGTTACGTGCTGCAGGCGGGGCCGGAGTTGCGGGTCTTGGCGGTGAATGATTTGCGGGATGGCAATCATGCCTCGCCAGCCGTGGCGGGGGGACGGTTGTATTTGGTGGGATTGAAAAACGTGTACTGCGTGGGCGCCTCTCCCTGA
- a CDS encoding sialidase family protein — protein MKKLFVLGVVIPWLVGAAEWVNISDPVTSQVKPGYAGPTAGVVVDRASGAVFMVVNDQGLWKSTDKGLSFKRVDQQNIGGRCETGWALQADPAGQRLFCFMIYGSSAMTTDGGQTWVKSKVSHLDFGAVDWEDTGKRLLALRHEAGGMLTTSADGGATWQDLGKGYSGCGVFDRQTFVATREKEPGIFRSVDAGLTWTQVATNTPAAAVPVVFRKVGYWCTGKGILVSKDKGATWSPLGTPVEAMYGPMFGRDERHFVVVGKSGFQETKDGGQTWQVVAPLPPGFGIQRVGPNYAWDYQADIFYASTMTKPTLKYQR, from the coding sequence ATGAAAAAATTGTTTGTATTGGGTGTGGTCATTCCGTGGCTGGTGGGCGCGGCGGAATGGGTGAACATTTCCGACCCGGTCACCTCGCAGGTCAAACCGGGGTACGCCGGTCCCACGGCGGGGGTGGTGGTGGATCGCGCCTCGGGGGCGGTGTTCATGGTGGTGAATGATCAGGGGCTGTGGAAAAGCACGGATAAGGGGCTGAGCTTTAAGCGGGTGGACCAGCAGAACATTGGCGGCCGATGCGAAACCGGCTGGGCCTTGCAGGCCGATCCGGCCGGCCAGCGCCTGTTTTGTTTTATGATTTACGGCAGCAGCGCCATGACCACGGACGGCGGGCAGACGTGGGTGAAGTCCAAGGTCAGTCATCTCGATTTTGGCGCGGTGGATTGGGAGGACACCGGCAAGCGCTTGCTGGCGCTGCGTCACGAGGCCGGCGGCATGCTTACCACCAGTGCGGATGGTGGCGCGACCTGGCAGGATTTGGGCAAGGGCTACAGCGGTTGCGGCGTATTTGACCGGCAGACTTTTGTGGCCACGCGGGAAAAGGAGCCGGGGATTTTCCGGTCGGTGGATGCGGGTCTCACCTGGACGCAGGTGGCGACCAACACGCCGGCCGCGGCAGTGCCGGTGGTGTTCCGCAAGGTGGGTTATTGGTGCACGGGCAAAGGCATCCTGGTGAGCAAAGACAAGGGCGCGACGTGGTCGCCCTTGGGGACGCCGGTGGAGGCGATGTACGGCCCCATGTTTGGGCGGGATGAACGCCATTTTGTGGTGGTGGGCAAAAGCGGCTTCCAAGAAACCAAAGACGGCGGGCAAACCTGGCAGGTGGTGGCGCCGTTGCCGCCGGGTTTTGGCATTCAGCGGGTGGGCCCCAATTATGCCTGGGATTATCAGGCTGATATTTTTTACGCCTCCACGATGACCAAACCGACACTCAAGTATCAGCGCTAG